The genomic region GGCCCGTAAGAGTGCCAGGAAAATCATCATTGTCATCACAGATGGGGAGAAATATAAAGACCCCCTGGAATACAAAGACGTCATCCCCGAGGCAGAGAAAGCCAACATCATCCGTTACGCTATTGGGGTGCGCACCTTCCTCCTGGCTCCCCCAGACTCAGCCTTCACCTCCCCCAGGTAGAAGGGCTGGCGGGCCCCTCCTCCTCATGTGCCTCTCTGCCACAGGTGGGAGATGCTTTCCGGGCACACGCTGCCAGGGAGGAGTTGAAAATCATTGGCTCCATGCCTTCAAAGGACCACGTGTTCAAGGTGGACAGCTTTGCAGCACTCAGCAGCATCCAAAAGCAGCTTCAGGAGAAGATCTTTGCAGTTGAGGGTAAATGGGGAGTGAGTTTGGGTGTCGGAACTGAAAGAGCCGAGATCCAGTTGTCCCCCACAGTCCGGAGGATCTGTCCCTACccgtgttgctgttgttcagtagctccctcatgtccgactctttgcgaccccgtggactgcagcactccaggcttgcctgtccttcactatctcccggagcttgctcaaactcatgtccagtgagtcggtgatgccatgcaaccatctcatcctctgttgcccccttctccacccgccctcaatttttcccagcatcaaggtcttttccaatgagtcagctcttcacataggtggacaaagtattggagcttcagcatcagtccttccagtgcacattcagggttgatttcctttaggattgactggttcgatctccttgcagtccaagagtcctCTTTCTGGATCCCTACTCTAGCTCGCCCCAAATCGTTACCCAGAACCCAAGCCCCAAACCGCattctcctctctctgctctgaATTCTCACCGTCTCTAGGTCTCTGGGAGCCTGAGTGACCCATTTCCCCCACAGGAACACAGTCGGGGACAAGTAGCTCCTTCCAGCATGAGATGTCTCAAGAAGGCTTCAGTTCCATCCTCACAATGGTGGGTGGAGCGTGTGCTTGATTAAGAGTCTCAGGCACCAGCCTGGGGCTGGGAGCCGGGACTCAGAATAAACAAGAAAGTGGACTCAATCCTCAAGCTCACTGTCTAGTCTGGGAGAGACACACAGGCAGTGAATATAGGTGCTAGAAGCACAGCAGAGAATGGGATAGCTGAGGTCCCTGCTTTCCTGGAATGCATAACTAGTGGGAGGAGatgataaaaaaacaaagaaatgagacTTTCAGATGGTGCTAAGCACTGCAATAGAAGAAGAGAGGTGATCAGAGGAGGGCTAAGGAATAACCACTGAGGCTGACTGATGAGAAAGGGTGAGGCCTGGAAATATCTAGGGAGAAATTGCTCCAGGTAGAggaaacagcaggtgcaaaggtcctgaggcaggaatgGGGTTACTACACTAGAATGAGAGAAGGGCCAGCGCAGCCGGAGCAGAGGGAGCTAGGGGCAGCATGGAGAGAGGGCTGAAAAGTTGAGAAAGACCAGACCACGAAGACCAGAGAAGTgacgatcagttcagttcaaaataATGATAGAGACAGACAGTTGTCTGAAAGGAGGTATGTGTTCAAAATATCCAGAAGGATATTATCCAGAAGAATGTTTATTGGTGTATTTATTCGGCTGCACCAGGTtgtagctgtggcatgtaggatccagttccctgaccagggaatgaaccctggCTCCCTGCGTgtggagtgcagagtcttagctcctggaccaccagggaagccccttacccaGAATAATTCTGAGGGCAATTGAGGGGGACAGAGAAACGGAACAAGGTTTGTCATGAGTTAATCAGTGATGCTAGGTCATCGGTACTAATGGGTTCATTACACGTTCCTTTTGACTTTTGTATATGTCCTAAATTAGCCATAATCAAGAGTTTgaaaaggcaataaacaaagtatTCAGAAGAGGAAATGCCTAGCACTTTCTGAGGGAGCCAGGAACATCTCACAGATGTAACTTTGTTACATCTCCTCCAGAGAGAGGAGCTGAGTCccagaaaaaggagagaggagtgTCCAGGTCAGAGGGTTGGTGTGTTCTGGAACACAGGGTAACTCCATAGACTTGATTGCAAAGGATGCTAAATGCCACCCCCGGGGGTTTGATGACAGGGAATCACTTTAGTTTGCCAGCAGGGTAGTGGCTGCACATTTGGGTTTAAAAAGCCCAACTCTGGGACAGTAGATGAAGCAGAGGAGAACAAGCgaggagaaagaaaggacagTGGGTGAGAGGCGCTGGGGTGACGCTGACAGTGGCAGTGGGGATGCCTGAGAGATGTAGGAGTCAGGGACACGAGGCTGCTGATGAGAGCAAGAAATGACAAGAGAGAATTCCAGATGAGTGGGCGGAGTCAGCAGCAGGCATTTCTTCAGAATAGGCTGTCTTCTTCCCACCTGCTCACCCCTGGaatcctttcttttctcccaggATGGACCAGTTCTGGGGGCTGTGGGGAGCTTCAGCTGGTCTGGAGGTGCCTTCCTGTACCCCCAAAATAAGAACCCCACCTTCATCAACATGTCCCAGGAGCACGTGGACATGAGGGACTCGTATCTGGGTGAGACAAGGCTGCGGttgggggctgggcaggagaTGGGCTGCCTGGGAAGGACAGGGGcccgggggtgggggaagaggggaCGGGGGTGGTGACGCCTCTGTACTGATCCTGGCCCCTTCAGGTTACTCCACAGAGCTGGCCCTTTGGAGGGGGGCACAGAGCCTGATCCTGGGGGCGCCCCGCCATCAGCACACCGGGAAGGTGGTCCTCTTCACCCAGGTGTCCAGGCAATGGAGGCCGCAGGCTGAAGTCACAGGGACCCAGGTTGAGTGTGGAGGGGGTCTCCAGgggcagagaaggaggagaggaagcgGGTGCAAGGCCTCTGGGGGAGGTGTTGGTGCCTGGGGAGAGGTGGGACTTGGCCCAGGGCGTGCCCCTGGCAGAGGGCAGACAGGATGACTCCCAACTCTGCCTTCCAGATCGGCTCCTACTTCGGGGCCTCCCTCTGCTCCGTGGATGTGAATGGAGATAGTAGCTCTGACCTGGTCCTCATCGGGGCCCCTCATTTCTACGAGCAGACCCAGGGGGGCCAAGTGTCCGTGTGCCCCTTTCCCCGGGGGGTGAGTAGTGATGAGACCCGGGCTGGGTGGGGTCTGGGTGTGGGTGAGCCCTGACACCATTTTCGTTCTGCAGGGGACTAAGTGGCAGTGTGATGCTGTTCTGCGAGGGGAGCCTGGCCACCCCTGGAGCCGCTTTGGGGCAGCCCTGACAGTGCTGGGGGATGTGAATGGGGACAGGCTGGCAGATGTGGCCATTGGGGCCCCGGGAGAGCAGGAGAACCAGGGTGCTGTCTACCTGTTTCACGGAACCTCGGAACTGGGCATTGGCCCCACGCACAGCCAGGTGAGGCCCCCCAGCCTTCAACCTCTTCTGTTCTCCTCTCCCGTGTCTTAGGTTCACCTGATGCCACTTCCTGTCCCCGTCTTGGCAGTGACCATTCCCCTGCTCCTTTTAGTGGTTTATTTCCCTGAATTGCCCCTGGCCCAGCTAAGCACAAaggctctctcttctctcctttgacTTCAAACAGACTTCAAACTGTGTGggcagctcagtggttaagagATCGCAGGCCCCAGGTCAAATGCCTGACCAGCCCTGTGGGCTGTGTGGCTTTAGGCAAGTGACTGACTTAACCTCTGTGAACCTTGATTTCCTTCTGTGAAACATAAAAGGATCAGCAAATTCCATTGACTTCTTGTAAGGATAACTCGAGGACAGCACTAAGCTGTCCATTCCTCCAGTATTTATGAATGAACGTACAGAGGACAAGTAAAAGAATCTGTTATGCTGTCTTCATTATGCTTTATTTTGTCATTAACTTGCATCCTCAAGGTCCTCATTGGACCAAAAGTGCTCTGATCTCTGTCTGGGGACCCTGGGGACCTCATTTTGTTTGCTCTGCActcctctcctcctttttttttaattttattttttattattttatttttgggctgtgccctgtgacatgtgggatcttagttccccacccaaagatcaaacctgtgcaCCCTTCACTGGAagcttggaatcttaaccactggaccaccagggatgtcccttcccctctcttcaACTACTCTATTCAGTGTCCTTTCCAAATTTTCCTTCTCAAACCTTTCCCATCCCCTTCCCCTGACTTgcacttcttttttctctctccggCCAGCGGATCGCAGGCTCCCAGCTCTCCCTGGGGCTCCAGTATTTCGGGCGTTCGCTGAGCGGGGGTCAGGACCTCACGCAGGATGGGCTGGTGGACCTTGCTGTGGGGGCCCAGGGACATGCGCTACTGCTCAGGTGACAactcccccccccaccgcccctcgCTTGCCGCTTGCGTCTGATTCACCAAGCTGCCCCTCCCTCGTTTTCCCCGCCGGAGGCCAGAGGCCGGTCCTCAGCCCCTCATGCACCCTCAGGAGCCTGCCGGTGCTGAAGGTGAACGTGACTATGAAATTCACACCCCCGGAGGTGACAAAGGCTGTGTATCAGTGCTGGGATGAGCTGACCACCACCATGGAAGCTGGGCAAGCCACAGTCTGTCTCACCATCCACAAAAGCTCACAGGATCGCCTAGGTGAGCTTCCTCCTGGTAGACCAGACCCTTACCTCCCAGAGGCGCCCCTACCCAGCCCTATCCTCAGGGCAGAATGGAGCCAGGAACCCTGATCTCACCTCCACATCCACCCAACtgctcttctccctccctcttcccacaCCCAGGCCTTTaggttccttctccaggatacatcAGAGGTCTGCCCTCTTTTCCACCTTGCCAGAGgacaaggcttctccatccagcCCACTCTGAGCTGTGTCCACGGCTATTCTTGCTGCACCCCCCCCCACCCACTCTGCCCTGGGTGTAGTTACCTTGATTGGTCCTGAACACAGTTCACCACTCCTCACCTGCTCCCATGTTGCATTTATAAAGACTAAAATTCTTGCCCACTGTGACCCCGCTGATTTGGCCCCTCTGCCTCTCCAGCCTCCCTTACTCCAAGCactccccccacctttttttctggccacaccaAGGGTCTTGctagatcttagttctctgatcaggggtCAAACTCCTGGCCcctagcagtgaaagcatggagtcctagccactggtcTGCAGGGGAATTCCATCCATACACTcacaatttttttatttatatttggctgtgctgggtcttccttgctgcatggacttttctctagttgcagtgcagaggcttctcttggtgtggagcacaggctttagggcgcTAGGGCTTCCGAAGTTGTGGCGAatgagctcagttgctccacagcatgtgggatcttccaagatcagggatcaaacctgtgtgtcctgcattgacaggcagattcttcaccactaaactacccaggaagccctcctcagtataatttttaattaatgtaccagcctccctctcccttctgGTCTTAGCCACTGTTCCCCAAATATGGCAttttcccctccccacttttcacCTGACCCCTGCTCATCCTCTAGGTTAGAGCTCAGACAAGGTCCATCCAGGAAGGCATCTCTGATCGCCAGATCTGAGTTAGCAAGCCCTCTCTGGTGCCACTGATGATCTGGCCCTTGCAGGGATCACGCTGTGATGTTACATCCTTTGTGCTGATCTCCATTTCTAGGCTGCGAGCtcaggagggcagggaccatATTTCTTCATCTTCTCCACCTGTATCCCAGCACCTGGTACAGTTCGTGGCCCACAGAAACTGCTCAGCGAATCTCCATtgcatgaaaaaatgaaaacagaacctTTGCGTTTCTCTCACTTTTCGTCTTCCGTCCCTTCTGCTTCAGGTGACATCCGAAGCTCTGTCACATACGATCTGGCGTTGGATCCAGGTCGGCTGATTTCTCGTGCTGTTTTTGGTGAGACCAGGAACTGGACTTTGACTCGAAGAAAAACCCTGGAGCTGGGAGAGCACTGTGACTCCATGAAGCTGCTTATACCAGTGAGGACTGTGGGTtctgggagagggaggaaggatcCCAGGGCCAGCCTCTGACACCTCCACTCCCTCTTGAATGAGGCAGGAAAGGCGGGGAGCCTGGGGCGGGAGAGGAGAAAGTTGGGGCTAGGGAACCGGGTTTCCACGGCATGGATGTGGTGGAGGACAGACCTCACCGGGGTAGCCAGTAAGGAGGAGGAAAGCAGGTTCTTTAAAGCCCCTTCTTCTCCAGGACTGTGTGGAGGACATGGTGAACCCCATTATCCTGCGACTCAACttctccctggttggggagcccATTGCCTCATCTCAGAACCTCCGCCCCGTGCTGGCTGTGGGCTCCCAGGACCTCTTCACGGCCTCTGTGAGTCTTCCTAGGAAGTCTCAGGGACGTGCTGACTCTTGCTGTGTCTCTGTGTGCTGAAGAACCTAGGGTGGCTCCCAGGTGCCCACGAAACCACATCACATCAAACATGCTTCCTCCCTGTTCCCACAGCCCGGCCCAGCGTGTAGCCTTACCCACATCTAGGCTGATTATCCACTTTGACCCAACATAAACTCTCTGATTCTCATTTTGCAGACCCTTcgaactttttcttttatttttttaaacccaaattttaatttatttatcaattttttttttattttgactgtgtCACTTGGCccatgggatcttggttccctgaccagggatcaaacctgcaccccctgcagtagagtatggaatctttttttttttttttttttttaagagatatagttgaattgggcttcccaagtggctctagtggtaaagaacctgcctgccagtgcaggagatgtagaagacgagggttagatccctgggttgagaagatcccttggaggagggcaaggcaacccactccaatattcttgcctggagaatcccttggacagaggagcctggaggcccacagtccgtggggtcacaaagggtaggacatgactgaagtgacttagcacacacacacacacacacacacacagtagaattacaatgttgtgttaatttctgctgtacagcaaagcgactcagttatacatacatatacatgtttttcatattcttttccattatggtttatcacgggatattgagtatagttccctgtgctctacagtaggactttggtgtttatccattctgtatataccaatttgcatctgttaatcccaaactcccaatgcaACCCTCTCCAttctctcccccttggcaactaccagtctgttctctatattctTGATTCTGTTTCTGTCTCGTAGATTTCTGTTTCTGTCACTTGGGTCATATTTCaaactccacatataagtgatatcaggtGGTGTCTGTCTTTTTCTGAGTGACTTCACgatcatctctgctgctgctgctgctaagtcgcttcagtcgtgtctgactctgtgcgaccccatagacggcagcccaccaggctcctctgtccatgggattctccaggcaagaatactggagtgggttgccatttccttctccaatgcatgagagtgaaaagtgaaagtgaagtcgcttagtcatgccggactcagctaccccatggactgcagcctaccaggctcctccatccatgggattttccaggcaagagtactggagtggggtgccatcaccttccgCACGATCATCTCTAGTCAGATgcaaatttttaaattggaggataattgctttccagtgttgtgttgatttctgctgtacaacatgaatcagctataaatatacatagatcccctctctcttgagccttcctccagccctcccatcccacccctctaggtcatcacagagcaccaagctgagccccCTGTGTCATATAACAGGAGGCATGGAGTCTTGACCAttagactgctggggaagtcccccaACTTTTCTCCTTTCTGCCTCTCTGTCTTTGTCCATgttgtctgtctttctttttcatgttacagttcctttctgttttcaaGAGGAGGCCTTGTCAAGTGACTACAGGTACCTGTAATTGCTCATAGTGTTCCAATAAGGGCAGCATAATAAACAGATGAAGACATGGTTTGGCAATTGATTTCTATGTCCTTCCTGCATGTCAtatttcttatttggaaaaacatCTTCTCTCTACCTCAAAGATCTCGTCATCCCCAGAGCCCCAGTCTTATCTGCTTCtcttttgaaaaccactgctcagCACATCACTTCTTCTCTGGCCTCCTACTGTGTCATGGTGATACCAGGCCAAATACCATGTGACTGGACTGATAGCCATCTGCCTCTACTTCTGTGAATCCCTCGGGATTGTAGGTTCCTTGAATGTAAGAACCACCATGTCTAATTCACCTGTAGTTGCCACCTTTCCGAGTGCAGAACCTGTCTCATTATCGACTGTTAATAATGTTTGCTGAATGCTTGTTCCAGTTGAATCTGACTCCTCAACTAAACGTTACGTTCTTTGAAGCCAAGGAccttgtcttctctttctcttatatCCTAACTGCCCCTCTCACATTGTCTGCCCCACCTCCTTGCCAGAGTCTAGGACAGTGAGTGCCAGGACAGAGTCTAGCACAGGGTGGGCGCTCAGTAATGCTCAGTGTTGACGGGTGTTCCTAGTGAGACTGGGGATGGATTGAGACACGGATGGGAAGAGAATGTACTGTTTTGCTGCAGCTCCCCTTTGAGAAGAACTGTGGGCAAGATCACCTTTGTGAAGGGGACCTCAGTGTCAACCTGAGCTTCTTAGGGTGAGTGAGCTCTGTCTCCTTTCATAGCCATACACTAAAGCTTTGGGGGCTCCCATCCTCATAGGATGGGAAGTCCCTGTGTTTCCCTTTGCCTCTCTTTCTAACAAAGAAGTGCTTTTGACTGGAAGGTCATCAGCAAGTAGCTCATGCTTTCCCACAGCACTGCCCCCACTCCTGATTCAATTCCAACCTGTTTCCTCGGAGTCTCTTTCAATCTTGTCCTTCCTTGTTCAGGCTGGAGACCCTGGTGGTGGGGAGCTCCCTGGAGCTCAATGTTGCAGTGATGGTGTCCAATGAGGGCGAGGATTCCTATGGAACGGTGATCAGCTTCTACTATCCAGCAGGGCTGTCCTATCGACGCACGTTAGCAATCCAGGTAAACAGCTCCCTTGGGCTTCAGTGGCTGGGACCTCTCTCCTGCTCTGAGTTATAATAGGttcctttaattttttctatgatgaaatatacaacacacacaaagagagaagTGCACAGGGCATATGTATAGTTTAATAACTAAACATTAAGCAAAAATCTATGCAATTAACATCTAGATGAAGAAATAAAGCACtccaaaggattttttaaaacaataatacatttaaaagatggggaggattttcctggtggtccagtggttaagactctgtgctgccaatgcagcGGGCAGGGGAtcaatccccggttggggaactaagatcctacatgctgcgtgGCAAAGtccaaagattaataaaaagaaaaagaaagaaaagaaataaagcactTCTAGCACCTCCAGAAGCCCTTTATATAACTTTCCTCATCCTAACCTCATACTCTCTGCAGAGGTAATCACTATTCTGCCTTGTAATACTCAattccttgtatttctttacCACCCATAAATATATCCCTAGATTAtactgttgagttttgtcaatatttgaactttatataaatggaaacgtgttcagttcagttcagttcagtcactcagtcgtatccgactctttgcaaccccatggactgcagcacaccaggcttccctgtctatcaccaactcctagagcttgctcaaactcatgtccattgagtcggcaatgccatccaaccatctcatcctctgtcatccccttctcctgccttcagtctttcccagcatcagggtttttccaatgagtcagttcttcacatcagatggctaaagtactggagcttcagcatcagtccttccaatgaatattcaggactgatttcctttaagattaactggtttgatctcctcgcagtacaagggactctcaagagtcttctctaacaccacagtttaaaagcatcaatacttcggcactcagctttctttttggtccaactcttaacatccatacatgactactggaaaaagaatagctttgactatatggacctttgtcagaaaaataatgtctctgctttttaatgtgctgtgtaggttggtcatagcttttcttccaaggaacaagtgtcttttaatttcatggctgcatcaccatctgcactgattttggagcccaagaaaataaagtctgtcactgtttccattgtttccccttctatttgccatgaagtaatgggaccaaatgccatgacctttgttttttgaatgttgagttttaagccagccttttcattctcctctttcattttcatcaagagcctcctcgctttctgccatgctgctgctgctactgctgctaagtcgcttcagtcgtgtccgactctgtgcgaccccatagatggcagcccaccaggctcctcctccaggcaagaacactggagtgggttgccatttccttctccagtgcataaaagtgagaagtgaaagtgaagtcgctcagtcgtgtccgactcttagcgaccccatggactgcagcctaccaggctccaccgtccatgggattttccaggcaagagtactggagtggggtgccatcgatAAGGAAACATATTGTATGTTccttttttctgaaacttttaaagtactgttgatttacaatcttatattaatttctggtgtacaaGATAACAATTCAGTATTTTATAGATTAcattcaatttaaaattattataaaacactggttatattccctgtgctgcatAATATATCCttgcatcttatttattttataaacggTAGTCTGCACCTCTGACACCTGATCTGTATGCTCCTCCCTTCATTCTTCTCCCCACTGGGGACCATGTTTGTTCTCTAGATCTCAGTCACTacagcatgtctgactctgcaaccccatggactgcagcacaccaggcttctctgtcctccactatctctgggagtttgctcagattctgtctgttgagttggtgatgctatctaaccatctcatcctcttctacCCCCTtctgctttcccagcatcagggtctttcccaaatgagtcagcttgtcATATCAGGTgccccaagtattggagcttcagcatcagtccttccgatgaatattcagggttgatttcctctaggattaacTGGCTTTCCTTCCCTAGATGGTCTTAATTTGA from Bos javanicus breed banteng chromosome 25, ARS-OSU_banteng_1.0, whole genome shotgun sequence harbors:
- the LOC133238535 gene encoding integrin alpha-D-like isoform X1, whose protein sequence is MSCLGMAFAVVLFLTGLASYHGFNLDVEEPLVFREDGAGFGQSVVQFDRSRLVVGAPLEVVTVNKTGRLYNCTPATRRCRPISLNTPSEAVDMSLGLSLVASTHLSQLLACGPTVHKACGENMYLKGTCLLLSSHLQIIRTVPAALPECTNQEIDIAFLIDGSGSIDQTDFKRMKNFVRAVMDRSKGTDTQFSLMQYSNLMKTHFTFNQFRTSRSSQSLVNPIAQLNGLTFTATGIRTVVRELFHSKNGARKSARKIIIVITDGEKYKDPLEYKDVIPEAEKANIIRYAIGVGDAFRAHAAREELKIIGSMPSKDHVFKVDSFAALSSIQKQLQEKIFAVEGTQSGTSSSFQHEMSQEGFSSILTMDGPVLGAVGSFSWSGGAFLYPQNKNPTFINMSQEHVDMRDSYLGYSTELALWRGAQSLILGAPRHQHTGKVVLFTQVSRQWRPQAEVTGTQIGSYFGASLCSVDVNGDSSSDLVLIGAPHFYEQTQGGQVSVCPFPRGGTKWQCDAVLRGEPGHPWSRFGAALTVLGDVNGDRLADVAIGAPGEQENQGAVYLFHGTSELGIGPTHSQRIAGSQLSLGLQYFGRSLSGGQDLTQDGLVDLAVGAQGHALLLRSLPVLKVNVTMKFTPPEVTKAVYQCWDELTTTMEAGQATVCLTIHKSSQDRLGDIRSSVTYDLALDPGRLISRAVFGETRNWTLTRRKTLELGEHCDSMKLLIPDCVEDMVNPIILRLNFSLVGEPIASSQNLRPVLAVGSQDLFTASLPFEKNCGQDHLCEGDLSVNLSFLGLETLVVGSSLELNVAVMVSNEGEDSYGTVISFYYPAGLSYRRTLAIQQPGQRPLRLACEAVPTGNEGLKSSGCSINHPIFREGIKGTFIITFDVSYKATLGDKFHLSANISSENNKPTSNKTTSQLELPVKYAVYTVISRQEESTKYFNFSASDQKSRREAEHRYRVNNLSQRELAISVHFWVPILLNGVVVWDVALVAPSQSLPCVSEREPPQQPDFQTQMPSSLVLDCSIADCLRFRCDIPSFGVQEELDFILKGNLSFGWASQLLQKKTLVVSMAEVTFNRSVYTQISGQEAFLRAQVEMVLEEYEVYSPMPLLVSSSMGGLLLLALITALLYKCGFFKRQYKEMMDNKPENTALNGEDIHHETPDLPLSE
- the LOC133238535 gene encoding integrin alpha-D-like isoform X2 encodes the protein MSCLGMAFAVVLFLTGLASYHGFNLDVEEPLVFREDGAGFGQSVVQFDRSRLVVGAPLEVVTVNKTGRLYNCTPATRRCRPISLNTPSEAVDMSLGLSLVASTHLSQLLACGPTVHKACGENMYLKGTCLLLSSHLQIIRTVPAALPECTNQEIDIAFLIDGSGSIDQTDFKRMKNFVRAVMDRSKGTDTQFSLMQYSNLMKTHFTFNQFRTSRSSQSLVNPIAQLNGLTFTATGIRTVVRELFHSKNGARKSARKIIIVITDGEKYKDPLEYKDVIPEAEKANIIRYAIGVGDAFRAHAAREELKIIGSMPSKDHVFKVDSFAALSSIQKQLQEKIFAVEGTQSGTSSSFQHEMSQEGFSSILTMDGPVLGAVGSFSWSGGAFLYPQNKNPTFINMSQEHVDMRDSYLGYSTELALWRGAQSLILGAPRHQHTGKVVLFTQVSRQWRPQAEVTGTQIGSYFGASLCSVDVNGDSSSDLVLIGAPHFYEQTQGGQVSVCPFPRGGTKWQCDAVLRGEPGHPWSRFGAALTVLGDVNGDRLADVAIGAPGEQENQGAVYLFHGTSELGIGPTHSQRIAGSQLSLGLQYFGRSLSGGQDLTQDGLVDLAVGAQGHALLLRSLPVLKVNVTMKFTPPEVTKAVYQCWDELTTTMEAGQATVCLTIHKSSQDRLGDIRSSVTYDLALDPGRLISRAVFGETRNWTLTRRKTLELGEHCDSMKLLIPDCVEDMVNPIILRLNFSLVGEPIASSQNLRPVLAVGSQDLFTASLPFEKNCGQDHLCEGDLSVNLSFLGLETLVVGSSLELNVAVMVSNEGEDSYGTVISFYYPAGLSYRRTLAIQQPGQRPLRLACEAVPTGNEGLKSSGCSINHPIFREGIKGTFIITFDVSYKATLGDKFHLSANISSENNKPTSNKTTSQLELPVKYAVYTVISRQEESTKYFNFSASDQKSRREAEHRYRVNNLSQRELAISVHFWVPILLNGVVVWDVALVAPSQLFLSFPRVSPVCQRGNLPSSRTSRPRCQAVLCWTAPSLTA